The window AATCGTGATCAATAATGTATATATATGCTTGGCTTGGATGAGAAATGTCCTTTTTGGGTGACAGGCACCATCCAGAAAATGGATGGTGCCTGTCACCCTCATTCCATCTCAGCATATTCGCAATAGTATTCACGGTATTTTTGGGATTTTTGTGGGAAGCTGTTCGGAAGATCCTCCAAGTTGATGAATTCAAAAGGCGGGGTAGACCCGAATTTGTAGTATTGGTAGCTGCTGTATGGGTAAAATTCCATTCTGGCTACCATTGGAGCGTTTGTTCGGATTGGATTTTGATGAATGTACCTGCTGACGTAAAGGAGATTTTTCGGAAAGAAAATTGGGGAGCTGTTGAAGCGCTGTTGAAAGACATGTCCAACATGCTGATACCGCTGATTATAGTAATCGGTGTAGCGCTTATTAAATAGATTCATGATTTTTGAGATGGTGATTGTTTCTGATTTTAATAGAAAATGATAATGGTTGGTCATAATGCAGAATGAACAGATGGATAGAGGATAAGACTGGTGAATCGTGGTCAAAAGACGGAATGCTTGCTGCATATCGGTGTGATCCTTGAATATATTCTGCCGGTTATTCCCCCTCAAATAAATATGGTGGTACAACTCCGGCATCCATAACCTTCGTTTCCTAGCCATGACAGTCTCCTTTCATTTTATCTGGATATATTATACAGCAAAAGGGTGACAGGCACCATCCAGAAAATGGATGGTGCCTGTCACCCTTTTACATCGTTATAG is drawn from Falsibacillus albus and contains these coding sequences:
- a CDS encoding transposase, yielding MARKRRLWMPELYHHIYLRGNNRQNIFKDHTDMQQAFRLLTTIHQSYPLSICSFCIMTNHYHFLLKSETITISKIMNLFNKRYTDYYNQRYQHVGHVFQQRFNSSPIFFPKNLLYVSRYIHQNPIRTNAPMVARMEFYPYSSYQYYKFGSTPPFEFINLEDLPNSFPQKSQKYREYYCEYAEME